In Acanthopagrus latus isolate v.2019 chromosome 16, fAcaLat1.1, whole genome shotgun sequence, one DNA window encodes the following:
- the LOC119004898 gene encoding cocaine- and amphetamine-regulated transcript protein-like — translation MVSARALLLVVTYCCAYLWLARAEDLSLETRSLDFPQKNQQEKDLIDALQEVLEKLRSKEMPLEKKLGWLPSCDAGEPCAVRKGARIGTLCSCPRGTSCNFYVLKCL, via the exons ATGGTCAGTGCCAGAGCTCTCCTCCTCGTGGTTACCTACTGCTGTGCCTACCTGTGGCTCGCCCGAGCAGAGGACTTGTCGCTGGAGACGCGCTCGTTGGATTTCCCCCAGAAAAACCAGCAGGAGAAAGACCTG ATTGACGCGTTGCAAGAAGTTTTGGAGAAGCTGAGGAGCAAAGAGATGCCCTTAGAGAAGAAGCTTGGCTGGCTGCCTTCG tgtGATGCAGGGGAGCCGTGCGCCGTGCGTAAAGGCGCACGTATCGGCACGCTGTGCAGCTGTCCACGAGGAACGTCCTGTAACTTCTACGTTCTTAAGTGTTTGTGA